The Bacteroides ovatus genomic interval AGTTGACTGGAAAGGAACAGCAATACACTACCTAATGCCAGCAGCAGAAAGACTAGTATGTAAAAGAATCCTTTTATACGCACGTTATCTGTGGTTAACGGTTAATCTTAATATTATTAGGCACGTGCCTAAATTTATCACATTGTTATATTATATTTTTCGAGACGGCGATAGAGTGCTGCACGGCTGATACCCAATGCCGTAGCTACCTGACTCAAATTTCCTTTGTAACGGTCCAACGCCTGGAGAATGGTCTGGCGTTCTATTTCATCCAAAGTCATACCAGCCAGAGCTGCGCCTTCGGTCACTCTTGCGTCATCGTGGCGAATATACTGCGCATCAAAATCGGAAGCATCAAGCAGCGGTTTACCACTTACCAGAATGGTACGTTCCACCAAGTTCTTCAATTCACGAATATTCCCCGGATAGGGCAAACGGCTCAAGAATTGCAGGGCATCGGCAGAGAACTCCGTACGGGGCAATCCGTTGGTTACCGCCTGACGGTCGGCAAAATGACGTGCCAGCAAGGGAATATCTTCGCGACGTTCGCGCAAGGCCGGCAGTTTCACTGTTATCAGATTGATACGATAGAAGAGGTCTTCACGAAAAGTACGTTCGCCTACCATTTTGCGCAAATCGGCATTGGTGGCTGATACTACCCGGATATCCGTTTTTCGAGGACGGCTGTCGCCGAGCACTTCAAATGTCTGATCCTGCAATACACGCAGTAACTTCACCTGGCACGAAAGGTCGAGATCACCTATTTCATCCAGGAAAATCGTCCCTTTGTTTGCCATTTCGAAACGTCCGATACGGTCTGCGGAAGCATCGGTAAAAGCTCCTTTCTTGTGCCCGAACATTTCACTTTCGAACAGGCTTTGAGAAATACCTCCAAGATTCACTTTCACAAAGGGGTGTTTGGCTCGCTGACTGTTGATATGAATGGCCTCGGCTATCAATTCCTTACCTGTTCCGCTTTCCCCTGTAATGAGGACAGAGGCATTGGTCTTTGCTATGCGGGCAATCGTGTTCAACACATCCATCAATCCCTGGCTACGTCCGATGATGTGGCTGCGGTCGAAAGAATCGCTCTGTTCCTGCGTTGGTTCCTGTGGAGTGCCCGAAAGTTGGAGTGCCGTTTCAATGCGTTGCAACAAGGCGGCATTATTCCAGGGCTTCGTTATGAAATCAAAAGCTCCCGCCTGCATTCCTTGCACGGCAAGTTGGATACTTCCCCAAGCGGTCATCAATATCACCGGTGTTTCGGGACGGAATATTTTTACTTGTTTGAGTAGGGTCAAACCCTCCTCACCCGTTGTAGAAAGAGTGAAGTTCATATCCATCAGGATTAAATCCGGAGCTACGGAACGTACTACTTCCATAGCTTCCCGTGGACCGGGAACGGTCTGTGCTTCATATCCTGCCCGCTTCAACATGAAGCTAAGCGAAGAACGCACTGCGCTGTCGTCATCAATTATCAGAATCATAGTTATATTTGAGTTTTACCCAGTCAATTAACAACTTTGTCTCACACTCCAAAGGTACTAATAAATAGTTTGCTACCAAATGATTGATATATAAATCACGGAATGCACGCTTCAATAATACAAGTTACGTAATAAAGCTGTTTTCTTATTATTGTATTTAAGATTTTCCACTGCACTAAATAAAGATTTTCAGTACAGTAATTTATAATTGTTTATGCAGTCGAGTAATTATCCCGTTATAACGGGACAATAGTCACCTTATAGAGTGATAAATATCATCTTATAAGATGACTATTGTCACTTTATAATATGACCACCTGTCTCCGAAAGGATTAAAACTCTTAAGATACGAAATTAATTCGTAAAAAGCAAGAACGGAATAGAAAATAATACTATTTACAGCAAGTTCCTCCATAAGATTCAAAAGCTTTTTCCTACCCTTTCTATTGCCGGATAATTTCATCAAAATCAGCTTCAAGTTCGGTATTGGTACGAAAATCCCATAGCGTCAGACTGCGAATCTGATAATAGTAATACCAATAATAATAGAGTTCGGAAATATGTTTCTGTCTTGCCTCATCTTTAGAGTTCTGCGCATCATTCAGGTCTAAGGTATTAATTTTGCCTATCAGGAAAGTTTCAATACTTGTTTTATATCGTTGCTGGGCTATCGCATCGGCTTCTTTGGCTATGTCCAACTGTTGTGCCTGATTATTGAAATGCTCCACCAACAGAAAAATGTCCTGATTGAAGTTTATCTGTTCCTGACGAATCTTTGAAAGCACTACATCCCGGTTGCTCTTGGCTACCCGGACTTTCCCACGGCGTTTTCCCCAATCGAGAATCGGAATCTTAACGCCTACCTGAACAATCTGATTGTCCTGCAAGTTCCTGTAAACGGCCGGAAAATTCCGGTTCTCACCCGTATATCCTACGCTTGCAAACAAATCGACACTACGCAAATTTCCGCGTGCAGTAGCTACTTCATAATCGGCTTCCAACTGGCGGCGACGGATATTCTGTGCAAAAGAATTACGTTCCAATGCTTTATTTAACACCTGATTGTACTCCATCCTCGGGCCATCCACAGCTTCGGGAAGAACCGGGTTTAGTACTTCATCCTCTCCCACTCCCAAAAAAGCACGGAGCTGGAACATCTTGGCATTGAGATCACTCTCTGCTTCCGTCAATGCTGCTTTCGCATTCAAAGCGGAGAGTTTCAACTGCAAGAGTTCATTCTCGGAAATCTGCCCCATTTTGCGTTTGGCAAGGGCTACTTCATAAAGGTGGTCGGCGTTTGTCTGGTTCTGTTTCGCCGTGCCAAGATTTTCTTTTGCCAACAAAAGATTAAAGTAATAAGTGATGGCACGCATCGTCACTTCTTCGGTAGCAGTGATAAAAGCTGCTTTCGCTTCGGCATAACGAACCGGTTCGATGCGTCTGTTCCACTTTATATTATTGACTCCAAAGATGGGTTGTGTAAGTTGTAATGTGACAGGAACCGACATAAAATGCCGGTCTCCTCCGGCTCCCAATTGCTTGATATAGTCGAGAGAGGAAGTCAGCGAAAGTTTACCACCGGTAAGCCAGATGTTTTGATCGATAGAAAGATCACCGGTAAGCCCCAATGTGTTATTACGGACGAAACCGTAAGAACCGTCCGAATTTTGATAGGAACTATACGATTTGTTATAATTGGGCAGGGTTCCGGTCAAGTTGACTTCCGGCAGAAGATCAGCACGAAAGGTACGAAATTCCCAATAGGCCGTTTTCAATTCATTCAAGGCAACAGCAGCGTCAACAGATTGAATACGCGCCATAGCAATAGCTTCATTCAAGGTTATTTCCCTTTCCTTCTGTGCCGACAATGCCAACGGCAGGCAAACGGCAGCAAGAGCAAACAATATACTTTTCTTTTTCATTATACACAGTATTTTCCACTATGAGAGAATCAAACGATGTGCCAAAAAAGTAAAGTTTTTATTATCAACAGATTAGAAAATAAGAAAAGTGTCCATTTTCGGACACTATGCCCAAAAGTGAACGTTCGATTATTCGCAGTAGTTAGGAAGGCGCACAGTGAAACGAGTGCCTTTACCTACTTCGGAGGTGACGGAGATGGTACCATTCAGACGTTCGATGATGGTCTGACAAATACTTAATCCCAAACCTGCTCCTTGGGTGAAATTATCGACTTTATAGAATCGTTCGAATATATGACGGATACCTTCTTCAGAAATACCGACTCCGGTATCCTCCACAAAGATGCGGGTGTAGCCGGGAACCTCATCGTCTTCATAGCCGAAAGTAATGAAACCGCTACTCGTAAATTTAGCAGCGTTATTTATCAGATTATTCACGACTTGCTGCAAGCGTACATTATCTGTCGTGAGATATTTCTTATCACTTTCGGGCATACGCAACACCAGTTCTACTCCCGGTGGCATATTCAAGCGTTGAGAATCATGGACGGTCTTTAATAACAGCGGCAGGTTATGCTCGGCGAACATAAATTCCATGGTTCCCGATTCGATACGTGACAAATCAAGAATATCATTAATCAAAGCCAGTAACAGGCCGCAATTTTTATTAATGGTTCCGATAAACTGGGCAATCTCTTCGCTTGTAAAACCACTCGTATCGCTTAGCAAATCGGAGAAACCTACAATCGCATTCAACGGAGTCCGAATCTCGTGACTCATGTTGGCAAGGAACGCCGATTTCAGTTTGTCAGCCTGGAGGGCTTTATCACGAGCCTCTCTCATCTCC includes:
- a CDS encoding TolC family protein, yielding MKKKSILFALAAVCLPLALSAQKEREITLNEAIAMARIQSVDAAVALNELKTAYWEFRTFRADLLPEVNLTGTLPNYNKSYSSYQNSDGSYGFVRNNTLGLTGDLSIDQNIWLTGGKLSLTSSLDYIKQLGAGGDRHFMSVPVTLQLTQPIFGVNNIKWNRRIEPVRYAEAKAAFITATEEVTMRAITYYFNLLLAKENLGTAKQNQTNADHLYEVALAKRKMGQISENELLQLKLSALNAKAALTEAESDLNAKMFQLRAFLGVGEDEVLNPVLPEAVDGPRMEYNQVLNKALERNSFAQNIRRRQLEADYEVATARGNLRSVDLFASVGYTGENRNFPAVYRNLQDNQIVQVGVKIPILDWGKRRGKVRVAKSNRDVVLSKIRQEQINFNQDIFLLVEHFNNQAQQLDIAKEADAIAQQRYKTSIETFLIGKINTLDLNDAQNSKDEARQKHISELYYYWYYYYQIRSLTLWDFRTNTELEADFDEIIRQ
- a CDS encoding sigma-54-dependent transcriptional regulator, with translation MILIIDDDSAVRSSLSFMLKRAGYEAQTVPGPREAMEVVRSVAPDLILMDMNFTLSTTGEEGLTLLKQVKIFRPETPVILMTAWGSIQLAVQGMQAGAFDFITKPWNNAALLQRIETALQLSGTPQEPTQEQSDSFDRSHIIGRSQGLMDVLNTIARIAKTNASVLITGESGTGKELIAEAIHINSQRAKHPFVKVNLGGISQSLFESEMFGHKKGAFTDASADRIGRFEMANKGTIFLDEIGDLDLSCQVKLLRVLQDQTFEVLGDSRPRKTDIRVVSATNADLRKMVGERTFREDLFYRINLITVKLPALRERREDIPLLARHFADRQAVTNGLPRTEFSADALQFLSRLPYPGNIRELKNLVERTILVSGKPLLDASDFDAQYIRHDDARVTEGAALAGMTLDEIERQTILQALDRYKGNLSQVATALGISRAALYRRLEKYNITM